The following are encoded together in the Pectobacterium punjabense genome:
- a CDS encoding helix-turn-helix transcriptional regulator produces the protein MSASGEGLLLTQLDAIAKGLSETFAPFCEVVVHDLKNPEHAILSIHNNLSGREVGAPATELGLARIASPEFPNILANYANQFADGRPVKSTSVGIKNAEGDYVAALCLNVDMTLFRGMQNALAQFTQLASDSVTEHLEPNGAAAIRQHIDHFAARLATTPRALKAQDRKILLQELKDSGLLEVKKSMETIAQHLGVSRASVYLYAK, from the coding sequence ATGTCTGCATCTGGAGAAGGTCTGCTGCTAACGCAGTTAGATGCGATAGCCAAAGGGCTAAGCGAAACGTTCGCGCCATTCTGTGAAGTGGTTGTGCACGATCTGAAGAACCCAGAACACGCGATACTTTCCATTCACAATAACCTCTCCGGTAGGGAGGTGGGTGCGCCCGCGACGGAACTGGGTCTTGCCCGCATCGCCTCGCCCGAATTTCCTAACATTTTGGCGAACTACGCCAACCAGTTTGCGGATGGACGTCCGGTAAAAAGCACTTCGGTCGGCATCAAAAATGCGGAAGGCGACTATGTCGCCGCGCTGTGCCTGAATGTCGACATGACGCTCTTTCGCGGCATGCAGAATGCGCTGGCGCAGTTCACCCAGCTCGCTTCGGACTCCGTAACGGAGCATTTAGAGCCAAATGGTGCCGCGGCGATCAGACAACACATCGATCACTTCGCCGCCCGGCTTGCCACTACGCCACGAGCGCTAAAGGCGCAGGACAGAAAAATCCTGCTTCAGGAACTGAAAGACAGCGGCCTGCTGGAAGTCAAAAAATCCATGGAGACCATCGCACAACACCTCGGCGTATCACGGGCTTCGGTGTATTTGTATGCGAAGTAG
- a CDS encoding LysE family translocator: MDILGFIIALTPITLSPGASFTLAMNNVASGGMYAVSRIIIGTALGIYTHSLLASIGLTGLLSLYPSLMHTITVIGTGYLLYLAFRLIESGLREKSTTSCNSGRVGIKEAYLANVLNIKAILLYVTIVPLFVSANGTSSVSLVSYLTLATLHIVMMSAWLLFSAQLLIRSSGRINPIALKKSINIGGGIVLIVLTLSPYISTYFH, from the coding sequence ATGGATATACTGGGCTTTATCATTGCGTTAACCCCGATAACGTTATCTCCCGGAGCAAGTTTTACGCTGGCAATGAACAATGTCGCCAGCGGGGGAATGTACGCTGTATCACGCATTATTATCGGTACTGCGCTGGGTATTTATACGCATAGTTTACTGGCAAGCATTGGTCTCACAGGGTTGCTATCCCTTTACCCCTCGCTCATGCATACCATTACCGTTATTGGTACAGGCTATTTGCTCTACTTAGCGTTTCGTTTGATAGAAAGTGGATTACGAGAGAAAAGTACAACCTCATGCAACAGCGGCAGAGTGGGTATCAAAGAGGCCTATTTGGCAAATGTTCTGAATATTAAAGCGATTCTGCTCTATGTCACTATCGTACCACTGTTTGTGAGTGCCAATGGTACCTCATCGGTATCGCTCGTGTCCTACCTCACACTCGCTACCCTACACATTGTGATGATGTCGGCCTGGCTGCTATTTTCAGCACAGTTACTTATCCGTTCATCAGGCAGAATCAACCCTATTGCGTTGAAAAAAAGCATCAATATTGGTGGCGGGATCGTGCTGATTGTTCTGACACTCTCTCCCTATATCTCAACTTATTTTCACTAG
- a CDS encoding GlsB/YeaQ/YmgE family stress response membrane protein, translating to MGILSWIIFGLIAGILAKWIMPGKDGGGFILTVLLGIVGAVVGGYISVFFGFGRVDGFNFGSFVVAIVGAIVVLWVYRKIRD from the coding sequence ATGGGTATTCTGTCCTGGATTATTTTTGGCTTGATTGCGGGGATTCTGGCTAAGTGGATTATGCCCGGTAAAGACGGCGGCGGATTTATCCTGACGGTGTTGCTTGGGATTGTCGGTGCGGTTGTGGGGGGCTACATCAGCGTTTTCTTTGGGTTCGGCCGGGTGGATGGCTTTAACTTCGGCAGTTTTGTGGTAGCGATTGTCGGCGCGATTGTCGTGCTGTGGGTGTACCGCAAGATTCGAGACTAG